Below is a window of Chitinispirillales bacterium DNA.
CATCGGAATTACTAAAATCAGTAAATAAAATGCCTGCGGCGAATGAAACCTCATTCTTTACTTCCTTCAAAATAGCAAATGTTACCGTTTTCTTTTTTTGCCTTCTGCAAATTAGCATCGGCTCGCGATATTATTTCATCCAAAGAATTATCTAATGCGGACGGCTCCGCTTCGGAAGCGATACCTATGCTGACGGTTGTAGATATATCTACTTCAAATCCCGCATGTTTAAATTTGTGATTTTTAACTTCGTAATAAATTTTCTCAGCTATTAGAGTCGCAGAATCTATGTCCGCCGAATACAAAAGCGCGCAACATACATTATACCTGTATCTTCCTATTGAGTCCAAAGGTCTTCTTACATTTTTATGAATAATAGTGACGGTTTGCTTCAAAACATCTTCACAAGCCCAATACCCGTATTTTTTATTAAGTTCCTCAAACGCATCCACTTCTATCATCAAAATCGAAACTGAGACGCTGTCCCTTACCGCTTGTTTCCATGTTATATAACTTACCGTAGAAAATCCGTTCCAACTATATATTCCCAACCAATCTTCAAAGTTTTCACTCTTTTTCATTAATTCGTTTTTGTTGGCTATCAATACATTCAAACGACTGATATTTTCTTCATACACGCTCCTTACCAACTCAAAAACAAAAGCCAAAGCAAAAATAGCCCAATAAACGCCGGAATATTTCAAAAGTTGGTAAGGCGAATAATTCCAGCCGATATCGTCCGTTAAACCCAAAGCCAAAATAATTAAATATTCAAAAATAGAAATGATGAGCCCGAATTTTGAACCGCATAAAAATATGTTCAAAAGCGGTAAAATAACAATCCAAAGCCCTTTGGTTCCGTCTTCTCCGCCATCATAAAACAAATATAAAAATATTGCCGAATAAACAATTATCGGAATAATTGAACCGTTTAAATAAAAACTTTCGCCGCGCAAAAGATTTATAAGCGATATAATAAGTATCGCTACGCAGGAATATTCAAAAAGAACCGAAACAATGCTTCTATCAACCAAATAATTCAGCATTCCCCAAAACGACGTAAATATTATTCCTAAAACTATAGAAATAAATCCGAATGAAATCCTCATTACATCATGCATATCCTTAATTGATAAAATATCGCCGTCTTCCAATTTTTTAGCGGTCACAAACCGAATTATTTTCATAAAAATCTTGTCGTTATACATAACATTTTTTCTCCTTATTCATATTAAATTATATTTTCTACCTATGTCGGATTTTCAATCGGACGAGTTCTATTAACAAATTCTCCGACCACAGCCCGCAATTCTTTCACAATTGCCGCACTTGGAATAAAATCCGCAAATTTAACAGGATCGGTTTCATTTATAAATTTTTCCAAAATAATTTTATCCTCTCTATCCAATTCGCTTTTTCTCAGCCATTGTTTGAACTCAGTTGACGTCGCCTCTTCAATTGAAACATCATATCTGCGCGAAACATATCTTTTCAAAATAATAGAAATAGAAAACACAAAACGCTTAAATTCACCTTTTTCAATCAACTCAAGTTTATCAAGATTTTCTAATTCCGCAACCGCTTCTTCAAAAGGCGGAATATTCAATATTTTACTTTTTTTGTTTTTTCTCAATATATATTTTGCGATAAGAAACGCAAAACATATTGCAAGCGCCGCGATAATAATATACAAAAAAGATAATTTTCCCGCACTCATAGGATCAGGCAAACCGAGCGTTTTAATTTTTTTTAATTGATTCGTATCTAATTTTTCAAATATAGAAGGAACTCTTACGACCCGTATTTCTGTTTTTACGGTATCTCTTGCTCCGTCTGATTTTTCAACCAAAAAAGAAATTTCCGGAATTGTGCAAACAGGAGTTTCGTAAAAAGAGGTTATTATTTCAAAAATTCTTTCATTTTGCGAGAAAATTTCCTTAACATCGTGAAAACGAACTCCTCCAAGCCATTCCGAAGGATTAAGGATAGCGATTGATTTTATGTTTTCTTCCTTAAAATAAACGCTCATCGTGCATGATTCTCCAAGTGCAAGAGAATCTTTAGACAAAGCGATTTTTGGCGTTTGCGCATTCAACATTAAAAACAAAAGATTAAAAACAAAAAAAACTTTTCTCATAAAGAATTACCAAATCGTAAAATTATTTATATACATATTTAAGAAATATAATTTATTCCAATTTACCAAAAATTATTTTTATAAAAATTTTTAATTTTTATTTATAGTATAAAATTTAAGGAGAACTAAATTTATGATACAAAAAAAAGTTGAAAATAAGAGAGTTAACCCGCGGCGCAATCTATATTATTATTTACAAGTAATCGACATAGACGCCGATAATAAATTGGGAAGAATCGCAGATTTAACTACCGGCGGAATGATGCTTATAAGCGACAAACAATTTGAAATAGGTTCTGTCGTAAAAGCAAGAATCATTTTGGATAATAACTTGTTCGATATGCTTTTTAGCGACCTTGACATAACATTTACAACACAATGGAGTAAACCGGACGCAAAACCTGGACATTTCGCAAACGGTCTGAAATTTGTTGACTTAAACGATAAAGATTTAAGAACGATAGAGCAAATAATACAAAAAATCGGATTTAATGGATAATAAACGTTAAATTAAACGAAAGTATAAAATATATGGAACCATCGCAAAAAAAATTATCCGCATCGCTAAACGACTTTGCATCGGTTTTAGTGGAAGAAGAGTTAGAGCCGATTCGTTTGGATATAATACGTATCGAAAACGATTTGAAAGACACTATAGAGGAAATTCAAAAAAGTATTCCTAAAAAACCTTTGCAAGACGGCAATGTTTCAGGTTCTTACAGGCATGAAATAATTGAAGAGGTAAACGATATTATTAAAGAAATGCACGAAGAAATTAAAAACAATATAGAACAAATAAAATTGTCGATAATCGAAGAAGTTAATAAAAAAGTACTTCCGCTTGAAAACGCTATACTGGAATTAACGAAAAATGCCGATAAAAATCCACATACGGTAAAAGAAAACGAATCCTTGTCAAACGATAAAAATTTTGATTCGCTAAAATCCTCAATCGATGTTTTATCTTCAAAAGTATCAAAAATATTAGAAACGGAATTTGAACGAAAAAACGAAAAAATTTCGAATTCAAAAAATCAAACTACAAAAGAGCATGCAAAAATCACAACACTCCTTTTTCTTTCATAAACGTTTTTTGAATCTGATGGGGGTTATTTTCTATACGTTGAATACTATATTAAAGTGAAAATTTTAAAGAAGTAAAATTCATAAATAAAATTGCGGGAAAACTGCTAAATATAAAAAATTCAAACATTTTTCAAAATGATATACTATATTTATATTAAAAAAAGAGTCAAAAGGCAATATTAAAATCAGATTTTGTGGAGGTATATGACAGCAAGAGAAATATATGATATGTTATTGCATGAAGTTCTCGTCAGCATTGATTCCTCTCCCCCGAGAATTGCAGGAGAAATAACGATGTTGTATGATAAAGTGGCGGATTTTAGAGTCACCATACATATTTCCACTGATAAATTTGTAGAAACCATTAATGCAATAGAAGTAAGGGAACACAGACATCCAATAAAGGCTTTATCAGTTCATCCTGATTTACCTCAAGAGGCGGAAAACGGGTTTAATGGTCAAGTGATAGAAGTTATTTATGAAGTAAAAGTAGCGGCACCGGAACAAAACAGTATTGAGAAATTTGAATATTCTTTAAATAAGGAGAAAGAAAATGGCTAATAAGTTGGATGAGTTTGTACAAGTTGAGTATAAACGTTCTATTAATAATTTTGCGGACGCTGTATTTGACACTGTGGCGATTTATGGTGGAGATGGGATTTGGAGAGGAGATGAAAATCCAAATAATTCTACAGGATCTCCAAAAGAACCGTTGGTTATTACAAGTGTTTCTCAAGCGTTATCTTTAAATATTACAAAACCGACAATTGACATTATAAGCAGAGTGTTGCAATACGCACCTAAATGTGTATTGCTGGGAGATAATCCGTCAAATACAACGGGAGCTTCCAATTATTATCTGAATTTAATTATTTCAGACAATGTAGTCCCGACTAATTTTAAAATGTCAGAAGCAGATGAAGAAGGTAATTTTAACTATAAT
It encodes the following:
- a CDS encoding PilZ domain-containing protein, coding for MIQKKVENKRVNPRRNLYYYLQVIDIDADNKLGRIADLTTGGMMLISDKQFEIGSVVKARIILDNNLFDMLFSDLDITFTTQWSKPDAKPGHFANGLKFVDLNDKDLRTIEQIIQKIGFNG
- a CDS encoding GGDEF domain-containing protein; the encoded protein is MYNDKIFMKIIRFVTAKKLEDGDILSIKDMHDVMRISFGFISIVLGIIFTSFWGMLNYLVDRSIVSVLFEYSCVAILIISLINLLRGESFYLNGSIIPIIVYSAIFLYLFYDGGEDGTKGLWIVILPLLNIFLCGSKFGLIISIFEYLIILALGLTDDIGWNYSPYQLLKYSGVYWAIFALAFVFELVRSVYEENISRLNVLIANKNELMKKSENFEDWLGIYSWNGFSTVSYITWKQAVRDSVSVSILMIEVDAFEELNKKYGYWACEDVLKQTVTIIHKNVRRPLDSIGRYRYNVCCALLYSADIDSATLIAEKIYYEVKNHKFKHAGFEVDISTTVSIGIASEAEPSALDNSLDEIISRADANLQKAKKENGNICYFEGSKE